A single Anopheles maculipalpis chromosome 3RL, idAnoMacuDA_375_x, whole genome shotgun sequence DNA region contains:
- the LOC126564926 gene encoding protein gustavus: MEVARKRYKSSRGPVLRSSERRRPQSISSSTPALLPRVVLNRIDPRDCEQRIRVSYKVAIRSTRSSRTNNTSSSHSGMNMGQKISGSVKTVSRDQPSPFIPKIPRELAAHFQRPARLDVLLDMPPAPRETQLKYSWNSEDRSLNVFVKEDDKMTFHRHPVAQSTDCIRGKVGFTKGLHVWEVTWSTRQRGTHAVIGVATAEAPLHSVGYQSLVGLNEHSWGWDLGRNKLFHNSKSCPGVTYPAILKSEETFLVPDKFLVALDMDEGTLSFIVDGQYLGVAFKGLKGRKLYPIVSAVWGHCEITMKYIGGLDPEPLPLMDLCRRVIRQRIGRTYLEERIPNLALPQSMKTYLLYRDRR; this comes from the exons ATGGAAGTAGCACGAAAAAG ATACAAATCTAGCCGGGGTCCGGTGTTAAGGTCAAGCGAGCGTCGCCGTCCACAGAGTATATCGTCATCCACCCCTGCATTACTGCCGCGCGTGGTCCTGAACCGTATCGATCCGAGAGACTGTGAGCAGCGTATTCGCGTATCATACAAGGTTGCCATCCGTAGCACCAGAAGCAGTCGCACAAATAACACTAGCAGTAGTCACAGTGGCATGAATATGGGCCAAAAAATCAGTGGCAGCGTAAAAACGGTCAGCCGTGATCAGCCGTCCCCGTTCATTCCGAAGATTCCCCGCGAACTGGCAGCTCATTTCCAGCGTCCCGCTCGGCTCGATGTGCTGCTCGATATGCCACCTGCACCCCGGGAAACCCAGCTCAAGTACTCGTGGAACTCGGAGGATCGATCGCTAAATGTGTTTGTGAAGGAGGACGACAAAATGACCTTCCATCGGCATCCGGTGGCACAGAGCACAGACTGCATACGGGGCAAGGTGGGCTTCACCAAGGGCCTGCACGTGTGGGAGGTGACATGGTCGACACGGCAGCGTGGTACGCATGCGGTGATCGGTGTGGCTACCGCAGAAGCTCCCCTGCACTCCGTAGGTTATCAAAGTTTAGTCGGCCTAAACGAGCACAGCTGGGGCTGGGACCTGGGACGCAACAAACTGTTCCACAACTCCAAGTCCTGTCCAGGCGTCACATATCCGGCGATACTGAAGTCGGAGGAAACATTTCTGGTGCCGGACAAGTTCCTCGTAGCACTCGACATGGATGAGGGAACGCTCAGCTTTATCGTCGATGGCCAGTATTTGGGTGTGGCGTTCAAGGGACTGAAGGGACGTAAACTTTACCCGATCGTGTCAGCCGTCTGGGGGCACTGTGAAATAACGATGAAATACATTGGCGGATTGGATC ccGAACCGCTACCACTAATGGATCTCTGTAGGCGCGTCATTCGCCAGAGAATCGGCCGGACGTATTTAGAGGAACGTATACCAAACCTAGCCCTGCCGCAGTCGATGAAAACCTATCTTTTGTACCGGGATCGAAGATAA